The window TTCGCCATGAAGCGCCTGCTGGCCAGCGGCAGCGGGCCGATTTACCAGATCTGCAAAGTGTTCCGCGATGATGAGCATGGCCGCAAGCACAACAGCGAGTTCAGCATGCTGGAATGGTACCGCCCTGGGTTCAGCCTGAAAGATTTAATGCATGAAGTGGCCGATCTGCTGAATGCGGTTTTAGCGCAGCGCTTTGGCCAAGTCCGCCCGGCCATTTTGAGCTATAAGCATGCCTTTATGGACCGGCTGGATCTCAACCCGCTGCAGGCCAGCTTAAAAGAGCTGAAGGACTGCTGCAGCCGCGTAGGCCTGAATCTGGATTTAGGCGATGACCGCCTTGGCTATATGGATTTGCTGTTCTCGCATGTTGTCGAGCCGAGCCTGGGCTTTGATGCTCCGGTTTTCTTAACGGATTTTCCGCCTGAACTGGCGTCATTGGCGAAGACCCGCAGCGATGAAGACGGCGAACTGGTTGCAGCCCGTTTTGAGCTGTACATTGAGGGCTTGGAGCTGGCGAATGCCTATGATGAGCTGATTGACGCCGAGGTGCTGCGCTCGCGCTTTGCCGCGGACAATGCTGAGCGGGCAAAGCTGGGCCTGCATGTGATGCCGGTTGATGAATATTTACTGGCCGCCTTGCCGCAGATGCCTGAATGTTCAGGCATTGCTTTAGGTGTGGATCGTTTGTTAATGATTGCAGCTGAGCAAATGCGCCTGGATCGGGTGATTGCCTTCCCGGCGGACAGGTCTTAAATGCAAAATCCCCCGGAATATTCCGGGGGACTGCATGCCGAGCTGCCAGCTGCCTGAGCCGGGTCAGCCAAAGAACAGCTTCAGGATATAAAACGGCCCCTGGCCGCTGCCCTGCATGCCGGATGCGATGTTGAATGCAATGAATAAGGCAATTCCGACGGTCGCGAAAAAAGCCAGATATGCACTGCTGAAAGAGGGCAGTTCGCGTTCAGCCTGCCGGCTTAAGCTGTGCTTCAGCGCAATTGACGGCCGGCTTTGATTTGCCGCGCTCAGGCTTGATGCGCCCGTTTCATCTGCAAGCGGATAGCGGATATCGCGC is drawn from Acinetobacter sp. WCHAc010034 and contains these coding sequences:
- the epmA gene encoding EF-P lysine aminoacylase EpmA; translated protein: MSQPKFDYQPTCSLNALRARAKMYAQIRQFFAERSVLEVETPVLSQAGVTDVHLASVQAQRHVLGKRQTHYLQTSPEFAMKRLLASGSGPIYQICKVFRDDEHGRKHNSEFSMLEWYRPGFSLKDLMHEVADLLNAVLAQRFGQVRPAILSYKHAFMDRLDLNPLQASLKELKDCCSRVGLNLDLGDDRLGYMDLLFSHVVEPSLGFDAPVFLTDFPPELASLAKTRSDEDGELVAARFELYIEGLELANAYDELIDAEVLRSRFAADNAERAKLGLHVMPVDEYLLAALPQMPECSGIALGVDRLLMIAAEQMRLDRVIAFPADRS